CAGTTGGAAGGACCATCTTTGCTATCTTTTCCTCCCGGAGTATAAGTTTGCACAGTACTAGAACGATATGGTGCTCCATTATACAAAATTGTGGCATAAAAGCGTGGATCTCTATTATCATAAGGGTGGGTAGGGTCGTAACCTGAGGTAGGATCCGTGATAGATTTACCATTGTTCATTTCATAATCATCTACTAAATTTTGCAAGGGTACATTTCCGCCCCAGCCATCGTATCCGTTAGGGCCATTCGCTATTTCCAAACATACATGTCTGGCATTGATAGTATATAATCTTTCAAAAATTATTTCGTTATTATTTTCGTCTAAAAACAAATTACCATAACCTCCTTGCGAAAGGCTATACTTACCCAAATCCATCACTGCCTTAGCTGCCGCAGCGGCAGCGCTCCAAGAGCCAACATTGTAAAGAGGACTGGCTGCATATAAAAGAAGTCTTGCTTTCAGTCCCAAGGCTGCTCCTTCGGTTGCTCTTCCTAACGCCCAGTTGCCATCATTATTTAGAGGAAGTAATTGAGCAGCAGTATCAAACTGAGCAGCGGTATAATTGATGCAATCACTTAAACTTGAACGATGAAAAAGAGCTGTATCTGTAATCAGATTATCTGTTAAGTTATACACTTTATCCCCGGTCAAAACGACTCTTCCATAATTTCTGATTAAATCAAAATATCTGAAAGCTCTAATAAACTTTAGCTCACCCAATAAACGATTACGGTGATCAGTACTCATCTGAACTTTGTTAATATTTTGGATTGCATAATTACACTCCCTAATGCTTCTGTAGCTACGCCCCCAAATAGTACTGGCTATTCCCAAGTTCTCTGGGGCCAATTGGCCACGCTGAATTAACCAGCTATTGTCATCATTATTATAAATAGACTCATCCGTTACAGAACTCCACATAGAATATTCAAACCCGCGACCAAAACCAGGAGGAGTACCTTCTCCTTCTTTGTCCTGTAATTTAACACCTATGTATCTATTAATAACGTAATCCTCAAATAAGGAAGAATCTCCGAGAATAGACACATCGGACAATCTGTCTGTTGGTGTTATATCTAAATAATTCTTTTGACAGGCAGAAAGCAATAATGTTATCGTTATCGCTACTACACAAATTGTTATATTGAAATGCTTTTTCATAATTGATTAAAATTTGAGGTTTAGTCCTACATTAATGATTTTTTGCTGAGGGTAAAATTGTCCACTTCCACTGCTACCTTCTGGGTCATAATCCTTAACTTTAGATATAGTGAAAAGGTTAAACGCATTTACAAAGACTCTTAAGCTAGAGAAATGTATTCTTTTCAAAATAGTTTCCGGAATTTGATACCCTAACTCAACATTTTTTAATCGGACAAAGGATGCATTATTTAACCAGAAAGTATTGTTATACAAACCTCCACTTATAGCACTCGATGCCCTATCAGAAACCTTTGGATAAGTCCCATTTGGGTTTGAAGGGCTCCATCTATTATCTGCCCAGCTGCTGTAGAAATTACCAATACTTCCCGCCTCAGGTAAGACATATTGACTAACTTCTGCTTGGCCTGCAAACACAGCTGATAAATCAAAATTGTGGTAACTGGCATATAGGTTCAACCCATAAGTAATTCGAGGGATATTCCCGTATTTACTTCTTATCTGATCATCGGCCGTAATTTGACCATCATGATTATAGTCTTGATAAATAAGGTCACCTAATTGAGCACCTGAAACATGTGGAATAGAATCCAATTGAGCTTGAGTTCTAAAAATGCCTACCGCCTTATACAATAGATAGGTATTTAAAGATCCACCCGTTTGTCTCTGATAAGGTAAAGTTCCAGCCGCCTCATCGATAAATATGATTTTGTTTTTAGCGTATGTAAAATTACCAGAAACACCCCAAGAAAAACTACCGGTATGATTATATCCCAAAGTTCCTTCAAAACCATTATTATTGACTTTACCGATATTTTCTGATGGCACCAAGGGATCTGCATTATATGGATTTACAATTCCCGAAGTAGCAGGTAATGACGCATTTCTAGTCGTTAAGATATTAGATCTTTTTTGCCAAAACAATACGGCCTCTAAAGTGAAGTTTTTCAAGAAAGTAGCATTAATTCCCAAATCAGTTTTTTTAGCTGTTTCCCAGGTAATATCGGGATTAGCAAGTTTCACAAGGTCAATACCCGGTGTAATATAATTTCCACTTCCACTATTTAAAACATACGCACTATTAAAGGAGTAGTTCTGAAAGTATTGAAACAAGCCCACGTTATCATTTCCCAAAGTCCCATAAGAAGCTCTGATTTTTAAAGTATTGATAATATTATTTTTGAACCAGTCTTCTTTAGAAATAACATAGCCGCCAGAGATGGAAGGGAAATAACCATAACGCTTCCCCGAAGGAAAAGTTGAAGATCCATCAACACGAAGCTGGCCTTCAAGCAAATACTTCTCATCGTAATTATAAGCCAATCTACTGATTACACTATTTCTAGTAAAGTTGTAACTGCTGCCATAGTTATTTTGATCAGTTGCAGCAGTACCACCTTCTGATAGTTCCGGTGTTAGAGGAGTTGGAAAATTCATTCTTGAGGCACCAAATGTTTCAGTATGAGTTTTACTCTGCTCGTACCCTACAAATGCATCAATATTATGCTTACCAAAATCATGTACATAATTTAGCTTAATATTAGAAGTATTTAAAGATTGATTGATTTGAGATTCTGAAAGCGAAGCCTTTCCTGCAGATCCACCGACAATAACACTATTATAATTTTTAGAAGTTGGATCATAGGAATAAAGCAAATAAGGCTGGCTAAAAGATTTGTCAAAATTCCATGATTTATCAGCTGAGAAAAAACCATCTAGTGATAATCCATCAATACCCGGGATAGAATAACTCCCCTTTAAAATACCATTAAAATATTGAGTCGGATTATGGTTGATGCCTCCAATATCGGTCACTTGCATTGCCGGATTATTGTTTTCAATACCGGTTGTAGGTAATCCATTCGGATAGAAAGCACCAACTATTGGTTTCGCTCTATATATGGACCTAAAAATGTCTCCTGCACCAGTTTGCGGATATTGTCTATCCTCGTCTCTACCAGCAAGAGATAAACTCACTTTGAATCTATTTGTTACATTTGCATCTATATTGGAGCGAAAATTATATTGATGATATTTAGTTGCTCCATTTTTATAAATCCCGTCTTGTGAAATCGTACCAAGCGATACGAAATATTTTACATCCTCACTTCCTCCAGAGACATTAAGGTCTTGCTGGTTTTGCAATGCTACATTTTTTAAAGTCTGTTTTTCCCAGTTCGTATTCGGATAATTCAAAGGGTCAGAACCATCTTTGAATTTCTGAATTTGATCATTCGTATAAGCCTGGTTCATGCCGTTTGAAGGGCTTGCATAATAGTCAATTTCATTCATTATCTGGGCATAAGTTGCTGCATCGGCCATTTTTGGTAAGCGAGTAGGAGAACTAAATCCCTGATTAAAAGAATAACTAATAACG
The Arachidicoccus soli DNA segment above includes these coding regions:
- a CDS encoding RagB/SusD family nutrient uptake outer membrane protein; amino-acid sequence: MKKHFNITICVVAITITLLLSACQKNYLDITPTDRLSDVSILGDSSLFEDYVINRYIGVKLQDKEGEGTPPGFGRGFEYSMWSSVTDESIYNNDDNSWLIQRGQLAPENLGIASTIWGRSYRSIRECNYAIQNINKVQMSTDHRNRLLGELKFIRAFRYFDLIRNYGRVVLTGDKVYNLTDNLITDTALFHRSSLSDCINYTAAQFDTAAQLLPLNNDGNWALGRATEGAALGLKARLLLYAASPLYNVGSWSAAAAAAKAVMDLGKYSLSQGGYGNLFLDENNNEIIFERLYTINARHVCLEIANGPNGYDGWGGNVPLQNLVDDYEMNNGKSITDPTSGYDPTHPYDNRDPRFYATILYNGAPYRSSTVQTYTPGGKDSKDGPSNWNTSKTGYYLKKFMDDNNPIDNPWSVAGNQPWIYMRYAEILLDYAEAQNEAVGPDGTVYNAINSIRARASVNMPPLPSGLSQAQMRIAIRNERRVELAFEEQRFYDVRRWKIADSTENVPAYGISINKSGNTFTYNKIIALDGRKFEDKEYWLPIPRAEIQASNNQLEQNPGY
- a CDS encoding SusC/RagA family TonB-linked outer membrane protein, whose product is MSLLVSIPALAQNKTLFKGEVVDNQGTPLSNVTITIAGSKTGTITDTNGKFEISVTPSSSLIFSSIGFESQTIAVNNRNSLRVVLKSAQASSLNDVVVVGYGTQKRATLTGSISEVKGADLVKSPQANLSNSLAGRFSGIIVDNRSGEPGYDGSSISIRGLATTGNNDVLVVVDGVPGQLGGLERLDPNDIASITVLKDASAAIYGNRAANGVILVTTKRGKLGKPVISYSFNQGFSSPTRLPKMADAATYAQIMNEIDYYASPSNGMNQAYTNDQIQKFKDGSDPLNYPNTNWEKQTLKNVALQNQQDLNVSGGSEDVKYFVSLGTISQDGIYKNGATKYHQYNFRSNIDANVTNRFKVSLSLAGRDEDRQYPQTGAGDIFRSIYRAKPIVGAFYPNGLPTTGIENNNPAMQVTDIGGINHNPTQYFNGILKGSYSIPGIDGLSLDGFFSADKSWNFDKSFSQPYLLYSYDPTSKNYNSVIVGGSAGKASLSESQINQSLNTSNIKLNYVHDFGKHNIDAFVGYEQSKTHTETFGASRMNFPTPLTPELSEGGTAATDQNNYGSSYNFTRNSVISRLAYNYDEKYLLEGQLRVDGSSTFPSGKRYGYFPSISGGYVISKEDWFKNNIINTLKIRASYGTLGNDNVGLFQYFQNYSFNSAYVLNSGSGNYITPGIDLVKLANPDITWETAKKTDLGINATFLKNFTLEAVLFWQKRSNILTTRNASLPATSGIVNPYNADPLVPSENIGKVNNNGFEGTLGYNHTGSFSWGVSGNFTYAKNKIIFIDEAAGTLPYQRQTGGSLNTYLLYKAVGIFRTQAQLDSIPHVSGAQLGDLIYQDYNHDGQITADDQIRSKYGNIPRITYGLNLYASYHNFDLSAVFAGQAEVSQYVLPEAGSIGNFYSSWADNRWSPSNPNGTYPKVSDRASSAISGGLYNNTFWLNNASFVRLKNVELGYQIPETILKRIHFSSLRVFVNAFNLFTISKVKDYDPEGSSGSGQFYPQQKIINVGLNLKF